The Glycine soja cultivar W05 chromosome 6, ASM419377v2, whole genome shotgun sequence genome has a window encoding:
- the LOC114416112 gene encoding transcription initiation factor TFIID subunit 14b-like, translated as MDRMQTQMYQHLKLYPEDEYGPQSMKKPVVVESYNEIVFPEPSEVFLARVQNHPAVNVPRLPAGLNLSCSVPSDVVNDMERGDTKDHPLTQWFLNFSEDDEILKLAAARQQMLCYSAFFCSLK; from the exons ATGGacagaatgcaaactcagat GTATCAGCATTTGAAATTATATCCAGAAGATGAATATGGCCCCCAGTCTATGAAGAAACCCGTGGTTGTTGAATCTTATAACGAGATTGTTTTCCCTGAACCCTCAGAGGTTTTTCTTGCACGTGTACAAAATCATCCTGCCGTTAATGTGCCTAGGCTTCCTGCTGGTTTGAATTTATCATGTTCTG TACCAAGCGATGTTGTGAATGATATGGAGAGAGGTGACACCAAAGATCATCCTCTAACTCAATGGTTCTTAAACTTCTCTGAGGATGATGAGATCTTAAAACTTGCAGCAGCTCGCCAGCAG ATGCTATGCTATAGCGCTTTCTTTTGTTCCTtaaagtaa